The region TATATTCGGCCAGTATTACGATATTCCTGCTAATTATGGAAAAAAGACAAATAATTGGCCGCCGCCCGAAAATGTTGTAGGGTTTTTTCCTACACGACTGTAAGAAAAAATTCGTGCCGGCCTGTAAGAAAATTTAGTATTTTCCCGAACTTGCTGGAGGATTTCTATTGTCGCTACCCGAATATATGGAGTTACTGGTCAGTCCACCATACCATGCAGGGGAGTGATATGATGAAAAAGGTGTGTGAGAACTGGGAACAGGCTCTCCCGGCCGGCACTTTCGGCCCGCACCTGTTCGGGGAGTTCGAAACCCGCGCCAAGAACGTTTCCGCGGAGGTCTTCCGGGTCGCGACCGCCGCAGAAGCGCAGGCCGTGCTCGTCGAACTCGCCAAGAGCCTCGGGGCCAAAAAGGCGGTGGCCGTCGACTGCCCGCTCGCCCAAAGCGCCGGCGCGTACGAGGCGCTGAGGGCCGCCGGCCTGGAGGTCTACACCGCGACGGACGACATTGCCGCCCACGCCGATACCGCCGATCTCGGCGTGTCGGGGGTGGAGTTCGGCGTCGCCGAGACGGGCAGCGTCCTCCAGGATGCCTTGGCGGTCGAAAACCGGCTGGTGTCCACTCTTCCGCCCGTTCACGCGGTATTCCTGAAGAGCGGCAACATCGTGCCGGCGATGGCGGACGCGATCGGCGCGGTAGCCAAGGTGTTCGACCGCGGCTACCTGTCCTTCATCACCGGCCCCAGCCGCACGGCCGATATCGAACGGGTTCTCACCATCGGTGTTCACGGCCCCAGCAGGTTCATAATAATCGCTGTGGATGAGACCGCCGGGGGAGGTGCCGCGTAATGGCTGTCAACGAACGCAATATCAAGAAGGAGATCAGCCAGAAGCTGAAGGACGACGTGCTGCGCGGCGCGCTGGGCCGCTTTGGCGAGGCATATCCCGTGTCGCGGGCCAAGGCGTACGAAAATGTGGAGGATATCGAGGCGCTGCGCGACGAGTTGAAGGCGATGAAGGTCGCCGCGGTGGCCGATATCGAGGCGATTGCCGACCGGTTCGAGGCCGAGGCCGCCAGGCGGGGCGCCAAGGTGTTCCGCGCCGCGGACGGCCCGGCGCTGAAGAAGTATCTGCTCGACCTGTGCAAGGATAAGGGCGTAAAAAGGGTCGTCAAGTCGAAGTCGATGGCGTCGGAGGAAATCCACCTCAACCACACCCTCGAAGAGGCCGGCATCCACGTGAAGGAGACCGATCTCGGCGAGTGGATCATCGCCCTGGCAGGCCATACGCCGTCGCACATGGTCATGCCGGCCATCCACCTCAACCGCCAGCAGTGCGCGGAGTATTTCTCCAAGGAGCTTAACGAGGAAATCCCCCCTGATATCCCCTTTATGGTGCAGACGGCCCGCAAGACGCTGCGCGAGGAGTTTCTGCAGGCCGATATGGGCATCTCGGGCGCCAACTTCGGTATCGCCGAAAACGGCGCCATCGGCCTGGTGACCAACGAGGGCAACGCCCGTCTGGTCACGACCCTGCCCCGCGTCCACGTGGTCATCATCGGCTACGAGAAGCTTATCCCGACGGTTGAGGACGCCATCCCCATCCTCCGCTCCCTGCCCCGCAGCGCGACGGCCCAGCTGGCGACCAGCTACGTGAGTATGATCAGCGGCCCGACGCCGACGCTCGTCAAGCAGGGCGGCAAATGGGTGGAGCAGGATAAGGAGCTGCATATCATCCTGTTCGATAACGGCCGGCTTAAAGCGGCCAAGGACGAAAAGTTCAAGGAGATCTTCCAGTGCGTCCGCTGCGCTTCGTGCCTGAACGTCTGCCCGGTCTACCAGCTGGTGGGCGGCCACGTCTACGGCCATATTTACGCCGGCGGCATCGGCGCGATCCTGACGGCGTTCTTCAACAGCATGGGCGATTTCGAGAAGATCAACGAGCTGTGCATCGGCTGCCGCAAGTGCACGACCGTCTGCCCCGGCCGGATCAACATTCCCGGTCTGATCGAGGAGCTGAGGGTCAGGGGGGTCAAGGATCACGGCCTGCCGTTCTCGCTGAAGCTGCTGTTCGAGAATGTGATCGCCAACCGCCGCCTGTTCCACAGCCTGCTGCGGACGGCGGCCATCGGCCAGAAGCCGGTGCAGTCCGGCCGCTTCATCCGCCACCTGCCGCTCTTCCTGGCCGGGATGACGGAGGGGCGCAGCCTGCCGGCGGTCGCCGACACGCCGCTCAGGGACCGGGTGCGCAAGATCACCAAGAAGCTGGCCTCCCCGGCAAAGAAGGTGGCGTTCTTCAGCGGCTGCAATATGGATTTCGTTTATCCCGAGACAGGCGAATCGGTGTACAAGGTGCTGCAGGACCTGAATATCGCCGTGGTGTTCCCCGAGGAGCAGAGCTGCTGCGGCAAGCCGGTGGTCGGCTTCGGCGACGTGGAGACGACTAAGCGGATTGCCAAGCGCAATATCGAGGCGTTCGAGAAGGCGGGCGTGGACTATGTAATCGCCGCCTGCCCGAGCTGCACCGAGACGCTGCACGTGACCTATCCGGAAATCCTCGCCGACGACCCCGAGTGGGCGGAGAGGGCCAAGGCGTTCGCCGCCAAGGTCAGGGAGTTCTCGCAGTTCGTGTGCGGCGAGTACGAGCAGGCCGGCCGCCTGACGAAAAAGCCGGGGGCCACGAAGGTTACCTTTCACGATTCCTGCCACATGAAACGGGTGCTGAACATCCACGAGGAGCCGCGCAAGCTGCTGGCAAGCACCGGGGCGTGCGAGGTCGTGGAGATGAAGGACTGCGATAAGTGCTGCGGCATGGCGGGCGCGTTCGGTATCAAGTATTCGGAACTGTCGGCCCCCATCCTCAAGCAGAAGATCGAGAACATCAAGGACAGCGGCGCCCAGGTGGTGGCTGTCGGCTGCCCGGCCTGCATGATGCAGATCGGCGGCGGCCTCGACAAGCAGGCGCCTGATATCAAGGTGAGGCATGTGGCCGATATTCTGGCCGACCAGATCAAGGATTAAGGAAACGGAAAAGCGGCTCCCCGATTTCGGGAGCCGCTTTTCACTTGTCTTCATATGTTCGGGATGACGATCGGGCCGTTGCCGTCACCTGCCCGGCCTGCGTATCGAAGGACCGCCTAGTGACGAGACCGCGACCGACAAAAGAACGCCTTGTAGAAAACGAGACGTACTTTGCCGAAGCGGCTGCGGGTCCAAATCGCCGTCCGCAGCATAGCCTATATTATCCCATTGCGGGGAGGTGGCAGGAATGAACGGGTCGCTGCCGGGCCTGTGCGCGTCGCCCTTCGGGCTGCTGATACTATGGCTGGTCCTCTTTATCGTCCTGGCAGATGTCAGCTGTCCTATCTTCCACGCCTGCTACGCCTGCACGCCTTTCTACGGGCGCAAGGGGTGCGGCCGCGGGACCGACTGGAAAAGCCGCGATTAATCGCGGCTTTTCCCTTGGTCGGACAGACCGGTTTTTTCTGCCGGCGGTTATTTTTCCGCCGGGAAGATTTTGAACAGGCTCTTCTTCACGCCGCAGACCGGGCAGAAGTCGGGCGCGTCGCCTTCGCCGGTGTGGCCGCATACGGGGCAGATGTAGACGTCGCCGAGGGCCATGTCCTTGTTTCCTTTGGCCGCGTCCTGGGCGGTCTTGAACATTTTCGCGTGGATTTTTTCCGCCTCCAGGGCGTAGCGGAACGCCCGCTCGGCGCCTTTTTCCTCCTGGAACTGGGCGGTGTGCAGATAGACGGGGTACATCTGCTCGATTTCGTGCAGTTCGCCGTCGATAGCCCCCTGGAGGTTTTCCGCCACCGAGCCCAGGCCGAATACGGCGCCGGCCGTCACCGTCGCGCCGCCGGGCTGGTCGCCGAGCTCGCGGAAATGGTTGGTGGCGTGGGCCTGCTCGGCGTAGGCGATGGCGGCGAACAGGCGGGCGATGTTGGGCATCCCCTGTTTAGCGGCGTGCTCGCCCCATATCAGGTAGCGCATGCTGGCCATCGATTCTCCCCCGTAGGCTGAGCGCAGGAAGTCGGCGGTCATATCGTTTTTGACGGACATAATATCACTCCTTTGGGATTTTTTTGCAGGACGGTGATATTATTCCTATTCTCGCTGTCTTTCATTTAAACCTGCCGGAAATTCATTAAACGAATTCAGTCCGCCTCCCGGAAGCGTAAGGGTATTTTTTCGAACGCGTCGTCGAAGATGCGTCCCATCATCGATTCGGGGCCGGTGGAGTCGTAGTTGCCGCTCCAGGAAAAGGAGACGCGGCTGCGGGCGTCGGTAAACTGCCAGACGTTCCGCCAGGTTCGAGCGTCGAGCAAGGCGAAGCTGGCCTCGGCGCAGTCGAAAATCTTGTGGCGGGCCGGGTGATAGACGTCGACGGTGCGGGGCACTTCCATCCAGCCGGAGACTCTTTTGCCGTCTGACGACCGTTCGTGATATCTGACCTTATCGATGACCGTTTTGGTGGTATAATAGGCCTCCTGCCACTCGTAGAACCAGCCGAAGTCGCGGATATCGCAGTAGAGCACAAGGTCGGCGTACTTGGGCATCTCCCGCCTTACCAGAGCGGAGAGTGCCTTGGGGTCGTCCGACAGCTCGGCGGCGAGAGCGGGGTCGGCCTTGACGCGGGCGGTGACGTAGGTGAGGGTGACAAATTGCAGATGAGGCAAGTTGCGTTTGCGGTCACCCAGCATGGCGGTGATTTTTTCGGCTGACACAGGGTAAACGACGAACTTGTTTCTGCCGCCGACGTCGAAGCCGCCGTAGGCGAAGGTTGGTTCCATGATCAGCACGGTTTTGGCTTTGGCGAAGTTGTAGTTCGGGCTGACGGATTCGCTCTGGCCGGCCGCCGCCGGAGCCGCCAGCAGCCACAGCGCCGCCAGTACGACGATGGTTTTTCGCATGTTACTCCCCTCCTATTCTCGCTGCCCGCCCGCGCGGGGTCATCCGGAATGTCCGGGATATATACGACTGACCAGTCGGTCATGTATTGGCGGAAAAACAGGCCCGCCTGCGGCTTTGCTTTCAGGATAGCAGCAAAATATGACAGCGGTGTGACAATTATCCAGGTGAAAAAGAAGGCGAACCCGCCCGTCGCCGGAGGCTCGCCATAGTGTTCGGTGCTTAAAGGATTTCGTTCGAGGTGATCTGGACCGAGTAATCTCCCTTGCTTGTCCGCTTGATGACGGCCTTGCGGCCGGCGCCGTCGTCGACGGTGATCGCCTGGAGGTTGTGACCGAGGAGGAAATTGAGGACGTCCTGCTTGACGAACGCCTCCCAGCCGAGCTTCTTGGCGCTGGCTTCGTTCTCTGCGATAACATCCGCTGCCATTATGCTTCATCTCCCTTCGTGAAAAGTGCCTCTGGGGCCTACTACATATTCGCCCTTTGCCAGGAAAACCCTTGCGAGGGAGAAAAATAAAAAAGGCTGCCTATCGTGGCCGGCGAGGGCGGCTTGTGGTTCACCACCCGCTGCGGCGGCGGTCTTACTATGGCAGTAGGCAAAGAAAAGTGCTTCCCGTAATGGGAAGCACTTTTCGGCCATATCAATCTTCTCTTTATTTCTTTTCGCCGAGGGTGAAGCCGATTTCGAGGGCCTTGGTGTTGACCTCTTCGGTGCCTTTGGGCACGCGGGCGAGGACGGCTTCAACGAGGGCCTGGCGGCCGACGATGCCGGTGGAGCCGACCAGGACGCCGAGGGCGACGATGTTGGCGAACATGTCCTTTTTCAGGTTGTCGCGGGCGGCTTTGGTGATGCCTACCGATACGACGTCGGCGTCGATTTGGGGGATGGTGTCGACGTTGGTGGCGTCGACGACCAGCTTGCCGCCTTTTTTGAGGATGCCGGCGTATTTGGCGCAGGCTTCCTGGCTCATGGCGAGAAGGATGTCGGCGGCGACGATTTTGGGGTAGTCGATGTGTTCGTCGGAGATTATCACTTCGGCCTTGCTGGCTCCGCCGCGGGCTTCCGGCCCGTAGGACTGGGTCTGGATGGCCTGCTTGCCTTCGATGATGGCCGCTTCGGCGAGGATGATGCCGGCGAGGATGATGCCTTGCCCGCCTGTTCCGGTGAGGCTGATGCTGGTTATCATCTTATTTGCCCCCCTTCTTCTCGACGCGGGCGATGAGTTTGTCGTATTCGGCGGTGTATTCGGGCGCGACGGTGCGGTAGAGTTCGCCGATGACGAATTTGCCCTGGAGGTCTTCGGGGCTCATTTTAGCCACAGCCTGGGCCATGACGGCATGGTCGCGCTGCCAGGCGAGCATGTCTGCGGCGCTGCCCATTTTGTTTTTGCGCCCGTAGGAGATGGGGCACTGGGTGATGGCGTCGATGACGGAGAAGCCTTTGTTTTCGATGCCTTTGACGACCAGGTCGGTGAGGAGCTGGGCATGGAAGGCGGTGCCGCGGGCTACGTAGGTGGCGCCGGCGGCGATGGCGAGAGCGGCGATGTCGAAGGACCGCTCGATGTGGCCGAAGGGGGCGGTGGTGGCTTTGGCGTCCATGGGGGTTAGGGGCGAGTATTGGCCGCCGGTCATGCCGTAGATGCTGTTGTTGAAGATGACGGTGGTGATGTCGACGTTGCGGCGGGCGGCGTGAATGAAGTGGTTGCCGCCGATGGCGGTGGCGTCGCCGTCGCCGGTGAGGACGATGACGTTAAGCTCGGGCTTGGCGAGCTTGATGCCGGTGGCGAAGGTGAGGGCGCGGCCGTGGGCGGTGTGGACAGTGTTGAAGTTCATGTAGCCTGAGGCGCGCGACGAGCAGCCGATGCCCGAGACGACGACGGTTTTCTTCTGGTCGAGGCCAAGTTTGTCGACAGCCCGCAGGATGGCGGCGAGGAGGATGCCGTTGCCGCAGCCGGGGCACCAGATGTGCGGCAGCGCCGACTGGCGGAGATATTTTTCGATGCCGGCCATTATTTGCCACCTCCTGCCGTGATGATGGGGTTCAGTATTTCTTCCGGCCGGAAGAGTTCGCCG is a window of Selenomonadales bacterium 4137-cl DNA encoding:
- a CDS encoding thiamine pyrophosphate-dependent enzyme, which codes for MAGIEKYLRQSALPHIWCPGCGNGILLAAILRAVDKLGLDQKKTVVVSGIGCSSRASGYMNFNTVHTAHGRALTFATGIKLAKPELNVIVLTGDGDATAIGGNHFIHAARRNVDITTVIFNNSIYGMTGGQYSPLTPMDAKATTAPFGHIERSFDIAALAIAAGATYVARGTAFHAQLLTDLVVKGIENKGFSVIDAITQCPISYGRKNKMGSAADMLAWQRDHAVMAQAVAKMSPEDLQGKFVIGELYRTVAPEYTAEYDKLIARVEKKGGK
- a CDS encoding lactate utilization protein, with the translated sequence MMKKVCENWEQALPAGTFGPHLFGEFETRAKNVSAEVFRVATAAEAQAVLVELAKSLGAKKAVAVDCPLAQSAGAYEALRAAGLEVYTATDDIAAHADTADLGVSGVEFGVAETGSVLQDALAVENRLVSTLPPVHAVFLKSGNIVPAMADAIGAVAKVFDRGYLSFITGPSRTADIERVLTIGVHGPSRFIIIAVDETAGGGAA
- a CDS encoding LUD domain-containing protein codes for the protein MAVNERNIKKEISQKLKDDVLRGALGRFGEAYPVSRAKAYENVEDIEALRDELKAMKVAAVADIEAIADRFEAEAARRGAKVFRAADGPALKKYLLDLCKDKGVKRVVKSKSMASEEIHLNHTLEEAGIHVKETDLGEWIIALAGHTPSHMVMPAIHLNRQQCAEYFSKELNEEIPPDIPFMVQTARKTLREEFLQADMGISGANFGIAENGAIGLVTNEGNARLVTTLPRVHVVIIGYEKLIPTVEDAIPILRSLPRSATAQLATSYVSMISGPTPTLVKQGGKWVEQDKELHIILFDNGRLKAAKDEKFKEIFQCVRCASCLNVCPVYQLVGGHVYGHIYAGGIGAILTAFFNSMGDFEKINELCIGCRKCTTVCPGRINIPGLIEELRVRGVKDHGLPFSLKLLFENVIANRRLFHSLLRTAAIGQKPVQSGRFIRHLPLFLAGMTEGRSLPAVADTPLRDRVRKITKKLASPAKKVAFFSGCNMDFVYPETGESVYKVLQDLNIAVVFPEEQSCCGKPVVGFGDVETTKRIAKRNIEAFEKAGVDYVIAACPSCTETLHVTYPEILADDPEWAERAKAFAAKVREFSQFVCGEYEQAGRLTKKPGATKVTFHDSCHMKRVLNIHEEPRKLLASTGACEVVEMKDCDKCCGMAGAFGIKYSELSAPILKQKIENIKDSGAQVVAVGCPACMMQIGGGLDKQAPDIKVRHVADILADQIKD
- a CDS encoding rubrerythrin family protein; this encodes MSVKNDMTADFLRSAYGGESMASMRYLIWGEHAAKQGMPNIARLFAAIAYAEQAHATNHFRELGDQPGGATVTAGAVFGLGSVAENLQGAIDGELHEIEQMYPVYLHTAQFQEEKGAERAFRYALEAEKIHAKMFKTAQDAAKGNKDMALGDVYICPVCGHTGEGDAPDFCPVCGVKKSLFKIFPAEK
- a CDS encoding 2-oxoacid:acceptor oxidoreductase family protein; the protein is MTSISLTGTGGQGIILAGIILAEAAIIEGKQAIQTQSYGPEARGGASKAEVIISDEHIDYPKIVAADILLAMSQEACAKYAGILKKGGKLVVDATNVDTIPQIDADVVSVGITKAARDNLKKDMFANIVALGVLVGSTGIVGRQALVEAVLARVPKGTEEVNTKALEIGFTLGEKK